A genomic region of Methylobacterium durans contains the following coding sequences:
- a CDS encoding lysophospholipid acyltransferase family protein, with translation MLALRSLAFNICFYLFTTLLAVGGLPTLVSQRAVIRLAQAWAGGTLWLLRVVGGLRVEFRGLANIPKGPVLIAAKHQSALETLALVTMFDDFAYILKRELLWIPLIGWYLSRSGMVAIDRSKGTRAMALMNEAAIGAIREGRQLIIFPEGTRRPPNAPPAYKLGLTHLYVALGVPCLPVALNTGLYWPRRSLKRRPGTAVIEFLPPIPHGLARAAFLEVVEARIETASNALIASGRADLAAAGLSVPMAETPPKPERSRSSA, from the coding sequence ATGCTCGCCCTGCGCTCGCTCGCCTTCAACATCTGCTTCTACCTCTTCACCACGCTGCTCGCGGTCGGCGGCCTGCCGACCCTCGTCTCGCAGCGCGCCGTGATCCGGCTGGCGCAGGCCTGGGCGGGGGGGACGCTGTGGCTCCTGCGCGTGGTGGGGGGCTTGCGGGTCGAGTTCCGGGGCCTTGCCAACATCCCGAAGGGGCCGGTGCTGATCGCGGCCAAGCACCAATCGGCGCTGGAGACGCTGGCCCTCGTCACGATGTTCGACGACTTCGCCTACATCCTGAAGCGGGAGCTGCTCTGGATCCCGCTGATCGGCTGGTACCTGTCGCGCAGCGGCATGGTGGCGATCGACCGCAGCAAGGGCACCCGCGCCATGGCGCTGATGAACGAGGCGGCAATCGGCGCGATCCGGGAGGGGCGCCAGCTCATCATCTTCCCCGAGGGGACCCGCCGCCCGCCCAACGCTCCGCCCGCCTACAAGCTCGGCCTGACCCACCTCTACGTGGCGCTCGGCGTGCCCTGCCTGCCCGTCGCCCTCAACACCGGGCTCTACTGGCCCCGCCGCAGCCTGAAGCGTCGCCCCGGCACTGCCGTGATCGAATTCCTGCCGCCGATCCCGCACGGGCTCGCACGCGCCGCCTTCCTGGAGGTCGTCGAAGCGCGCATCGAGACCGCCTCGAACGCGCTGATCGCGAGCGGCCGCGCCGATCTCGCGGCGGCCGGGCTGAGCGTGCCGATGGCCGAGACGCCGCCGAAGCCCGAGCGGAGCCGGAGCAGCGCCTGA
- a CDS encoding response regulator: protein MSASAAHVVVVDDEAEARAMIGDYLRLHGFDVVQCDGGRALRAHIAERTPDLVVLDLNMPEEDGLSIVRDLKARSAIPIIMLTATASPIDRVVGLELGADDYLPKPCELRELVARVRSVLRRAQGAPRPEAPAESAPALRRIRFGTKWLEPDSLRLSDDEGLAQPLTRSEYDLLKAFADHPKRALSRERLLDLADARDPDAFDRAIDVRINRIRKKIEPDPANPRFIRTVRGLGYVFRPEGD from the coding sequence GTGAGCGCCAGCGCCGCTCACGTGGTCGTCGTCGACGACGAGGCCGAGGCCCGCGCCATGATCGGCGACTACCTGCGCCTGCACGGGTTCGACGTCGTCCAGTGCGATGGGGGCCGCGCGCTGCGCGCACACATCGCCGAGCGGACGCCCGACCTCGTCGTCCTCGACCTCAACATGCCCGAGGAGGACGGGCTCTCGATCGTGCGCGACCTCAAGGCCCGGAGCGCGATCCCGATCATCATGCTCACCGCCACGGCGAGCCCGATCGACCGGGTGGTCGGCCTCGAACTCGGCGCCGACGATTACCTTCCGAAACCCTGCGAATTGCGCGAGCTCGTGGCGCGGGTCCGCTCCGTCCTGCGGCGGGCGCAGGGCGCGCCCCGGCCGGAGGCGCCCGCGGAATCCGCGCCCGCCCTGCGCCGGATCCGCTTCGGCACGAAGTGGCTGGAGCCCGATTCCCTGCGCCTCAGCGACGACGAGGGCCTCGCCCAGCCCCTGACCCGCTCGGAATACGATCTCCTGAAGGCCTTCGCGGACCACCCGAAGCGGGCGCTCTCCCGCGAGCGGCTTCTCGACCTCGCCGACGCCCGCGACCCCGACGCCTTCGACCGGGCGATCGACGTCCGCATCAACCGCATCCGCAAGAAGATCGAGCCGGACCCGGCCAATCCCCGCTTCATCCGCACCGTGCGCGGCCTCGGCTACGTCTTCCGCCCCGAGGGCGATTGA
- a CDS encoding transporter, which yields MNRRSLTIARTLTAAACLASPGGALAGSAAQPGQTLGLPTGAQLPVGLYLVDTSSFGVRGTLPRDSRSNVNLPTFAWSTPWQVLDARLHFFVTQPVVAASARGAPYESGLGQTLLAAQLAWDLGGDLGVSYLFGGYLPADTRFLTQSASLSHRFAASYTGNGWNLTANLLYGIFLDTRSPTGTLYPDYLNLDLTAARKFGRWQVGAVAFGSSDLPTGVAGYRPQGQFAMGGLVGYNFGPVTLQAYLTRDVVERNYGGLETRGWLRAIVPLYQDKGEVEPNRTLVTRRQGE from the coding sequence ATGAACCGTCGATCCCTGACGATCGCCCGCACGCTCACCGCCGCGGCCTGCCTCGCCTCCCCGGGAGGGGCGCTGGCGGGATCGGCCGCCCAGCCCGGCCAGACCCTCGGCCTCCCGACCGGCGCCCAGCTGCCGGTGGGGCTCTACCTCGTCGATACATCGAGCTTCGGCGTGCGCGGGACCCTGCCGCGGGATTCAAGGTCGAACGTCAACCTGCCGACCTTCGCGTGGTCGACGCCCTGGCAGGTCCTCGATGCCCGACTGCATTTTTTCGTGACGCAGCCCGTCGTCGCCGCGAGCGCGCGCGGCGCGCCCTACGAGAGCGGGCTCGGCCAGACCCTGCTCGCCGCCCAGCTCGCCTGGGATCTCGGCGGCGACCTCGGCGTCAGCTACCTGTTCGGCGGCTACCTACCCGCTGATACCCGCTTCCTGACGCAATCGGCCTCGCTCTCGCACCGCTTCGCGGCGAGCTACACCGGCAACGGCTGGAACCTGACGGCGAACCTCCTCTACGGGATCTTCCTCGACACCCGCTCGCCCACCGGCACCCTCTATCCGGACTATCTCAACCTCGACCTCACGGCGGCGCGCAAGTTCGGCCGGTGGCAGGTCGGTGCCGTGGCCTTCGGCTCCTCCGACCTGCCGACCGGCGTCGCGGGCTACCGGCCGCAGGGGCAGTTCGCGATGGGCGGCCTCGTCGGCTACAATTTCGGGCCCGTGACCCTGCAGGCCTACCTCACCCGCGACGTGGTGGAGCGGAATTACGGGGGCCTGGAGACCCGAGGCTGGCTCCGCGCGATCGTGCCCCTCTACCAGGACAAGGGCGAGGTCGAGCCGAACCGCACCCTCGTCACACGGCGCCAGGGGGAGTAG
- a CDS encoding molybdenum cofactor biosynthesis protein MoaE, with the protein MQAEPFDVAEEIARLSAETAGRAGAVVTFTGLCRDEGGRLTALELEHYPGMAEAEIARVVEEARDRWPLSGVRVVHRHGRVAPGDGIVLVLTASAHRTAAFEAASFLMDYLKTCAPFWKREHLADGSVGGWVEATAADDAAAGRWEG; encoded by the coding sequence ATCCAGGCCGAGCCCTTCGACGTGGCCGAGGAGATCGCCCGCCTGTCCGCCGAGACGGCGGGCCGGGCCGGCGCGGTCGTGACCTTCACCGGCCTCTGCCGCGACGAGGGCGGGCGCCTGACCGCCCTGGAGCTGGAGCATTATCCCGGCATGGCGGAGGCCGAGATCGCCCGCGTCGTCGAGGAGGCCCGGGACCGCTGGCCGCTCTCGGGCGTGCGCGTCGTCCACCGCCACGGGCGCGTGGCGCCCGGCGACGGAATCGTGCTCGTGCTGACCGCCTCGGCCCACCGCACCGCCGCCTTCGAGGCCGCGAGCTTCCTGATGGACTACCTCAAGACCTGCGCCCCGTTCTGGAAGCGGGAGCACCTCGCCGACGGCAGCGTCGGCGGCTGGGTCGAGGCGACGGCGGCAGACGATGCGGCCGCCGGGCGCTGGGAGGGCTGA
- the ggt gene encoding gamma-glutamyltransferase yields the protein MTRTGSLALALLLAVSAPARAQAPPAPGTAPIQADDERMLPVLASHGMVSSQEARASRVGVEILRQGGNAVDAAVAVGFALAVTLPRAGNLGGGGFMMVHLAARNETVAIDYRETAPAAATETMFLGPDGEPDRAASTRTGKAVGVPGTVRGLAEAHRLYGSGRLSLVDLIAPAERLAREGIPVEAGLADSLPRASGLLGQWPSSRAIFFSGDRTLQRGETLVQRDLADTLRAVAEGGPDAFYRGPVAARIAAAVQGAGGVMTEADLAAYRPETRLPVRGTYRGYDIVSMPPPSSGGVHLIEILNVLEGFDLAGMGAGSAAALHTLAEAMKPAYADRATWLGDPARTRVPVKGLIAKPYADALRAAIDPERARPAEAVKAGDPLPFEHTETTHFSVVDAEGNAVSNTYTLNFSYGIGLVAEGTGVLLNNEMDDFSAKTGARNAYGLVGGAANAVAPGARPLSSMTPTFVFRDGRLLLVTGSPGGSRIITTVLQVIVNVLDFRMNLAEAVAAPRIHHQWQPDVLLAEEGLSPDTLAILRSRGHKVKVGPSSGSANSVMRVDGLLAGASDPRQRGTLADGY from the coding sequence ATGACCCGCACCGGCTCCCTCGCCCTCGCCCTCCTTCTCGCGGTCTCGGCGCCCGCCCGTGCGCAGGCGCCGCCCGCGCCCGGGACCGCCCCGATCCAGGCCGACGACGAGCGGATGCTGCCCGTCCTGGCGAGCCACGGCATGGTCTCGTCGCAGGAGGCGCGGGCGAGCCGCGTCGGCGTCGAGATCCTGCGGCAGGGCGGCAACGCCGTCGACGCCGCGGTGGCGGTGGGCTTCGCGCTTGCCGTCACCTTGCCGCGGGCGGGCAATCTCGGCGGCGGCGGCTTCATGATGGTGCATCTGGCGGCCCGCAACGAGACCGTAGCCATCGATTACCGGGAGACCGCGCCCGCCGCCGCCACCGAGACCATGTTCCTCGGTCCCGACGGCGAGCCGGACCGCGCCGCCTCGACCCGCACCGGCAAGGCCGTCGGCGTGCCGGGCACGGTGCGGGGGCTTGCCGAGGCGCACCGGCTCTACGGCTCGGGCCGCCTCAGCCTCGTAGACCTGATCGCGCCGGCAGAAAGGCTCGCCCGCGAGGGCATCCCGGTCGAGGCGGGGCTCGCCGATTCGCTGCCCCGTGCCTCGGGCCTCCTCGGGCAGTGGCCGTCGAGCCGGGCGATCTTCTTCTCCGGTGACCGGACGCTCCAGCGCGGGGAGACGCTGGTCCAGCGCGACCTCGCCGACACGCTCCGCGCCGTCGCCGAGGGCGGGCCGGACGCCTTCTACCGCGGGCCGGTCGCCGCCCGCATCGCCGCCGCCGTGCAGGGGGCCGGCGGCGTGATGACGGAGGCCGACCTCGCCGCCTACAGGCCCGAGACCCGGCTGCCGGTGCGCGGCACCTACCGGGGCTACGACATCGTCTCGATGCCGCCGCCGAGCTCAGGGGGGGTCCACCTCATCGAGATCCTCAACGTGCTGGAGGGCTTCGACCTCGCCGGGATGGGTGCGGGGAGCGCCGCGGCCCTGCACACGCTGGCCGAGGCGATGAAGCCCGCCTACGCCGACCGCGCCACTTGGCTCGGCGACCCCGCCCGCACGCGGGTGCCGGTGAAGGGGCTGATCGCCAAGCCCTACGCCGACGCGCTCCGGGCCGCGATCGACCCCGAGCGGGCGCGACCCGCCGAGGCCGTGAAGGCGGGCGACCCGCTGCCCTTCGAGCACACCGAGACCACGCATTTCTCGGTGGTCGATGCCGAGGGCAACGCCGTCTCGAACACCTACACCCTCAACTTCTCCTACGGGATCGGGCTCGTGGCCGAGGGCACGGGCGTCCTCCTCAACAACGAGATGGACGACTTCTCCGCCAAGACCGGCGCGCGCAACGCCTACGGCCTCGTCGGGGGCGCGGCGAACGCGGTGGCGCCGGGCGCGCGCCCGCTCTCCTCGATGACCCCGACCTTCGTCTTCAGGGACGGGCGCCTCCTCCTCGTCACCGGCAGCCCCGGCGGCAGCCGCATCATCACGACGGTGCTGCAGGTGATCGTGAACGTGCTCGATTTCCGCATGAATCTCGCCGAGGCCGTTGCCGCGCCGCGCATCCACCACCAGTGGCAGCCGGACGTGCTCCTGGCCGAGGAGGGCCTCTCCCCCGACACCCTGGCGATCCTGAGGAGCCGCGGCCACAAGGTGAAGGTGGGGCCGAGCTCCGGCTCGGCGAATTCCGTGATGCGCGTCGACGGACTGCTCGCGGGCGCCTCGGACCCGCGCCAGCGCGGCACCCTGGCGGATGGATACTGA
- a CDS encoding xanthine dehydrogenase family protein molybdopterin-binding subunit gives MIHDAKLMAELAAETPKAAVPAVLANVSRRAVLGGLGAFALALSLRERAEAEEKKDEPKKFGADGMPNGWKDDPKVFVAIAPDGTVTVTNHRSEMGQGVRTSVALVVADELEAEWSKVKVVQAWGEETRFGNQDTDGSRSLRHFFQHFRHVGAAARLMLREAAAKQWGVPVSEVTAEKHVVAHAKSKRQMGYGEAAAAAAALPVPARESVALKDPKAFRYIGKGEIGLIDNRDITTGKAIYGLDTRLDGMLYALIARPPVYGGKVASLDDSEAKKVPGVVKIFQIEGAPIPSEFMPLGGVAVVAKNTWAAMKARDALKITWDDGPNAGYDTDAFRGELEKAARAPGKVVRNQGDVDGALAKAKKRLTAEYFVPHLVQAPMEPPAAVAFVKDGVCEAWACTQGPQAAHDRLVKALKLPADKVKVNVTLLGGGFGRKSKPDYVVEAALCSQAVGGAPVKLTWTREDDIHHGYYHTISVEHVEAGLDEKGMPVAWLHRSTAPTIGSIFAPDPKHELPFELGMGLVNTPFNVPNIRLENPEAAAHVRIGWFRSVSNIPHAFAIQSFVAELAHEAGRDPKDYLLDLIGPDRKIDPTEIGDVWNYGEDPKRYPIETGRLRRVIEAAAGGIGWGRKMEKGRGLGIAGHYSFVTYTAVAAEVAVSDKGQVAVKRVHIAVDCGPQVNPERVRSQMEGAVVMGMGLALTSEITFKQGRAQQNNFDGYEIVRIDAAPEVHVHLLPNPDYRAPLGGVGEPGVPPVAPAIANAVFAATGRRIRELPIRDKLSA, from the coding sequence GTGATCCACGACGCCAAGCTGATGGCCGAACTCGCGGCCGAGACCCCGAAGGCCGCCGTGCCGGCCGTCCTCGCCAATGTCAGCCGCCGCGCGGTGCTGGGCGGCCTCGGCGCCTTCGCGCTCGCCCTCTCGCTGCGTGAGCGCGCGGAGGCCGAGGAGAAGAAGGACGAGCCCAAGAAATTCGGCGCCGACGGCATGCCGAACGGCTGGAAGGACGATCCGAAGGTTTTCGTCGCCATCGCGCCCGACGGCACCGTGACGGTGACGAACCATCGCTCCGAGATGGGCCAGGGCGTGCGCACCTCGGTCGCCCTCGTGGTGGCCGACGAGCTCGAGGCCGAGTGGTCGAAGGTCAAGGTCGTCCAGGCCTGGGGCGAGGAGACCCGCTTCGGCAACCAGGACACCGACGGCTCGCGCAGCCTGCGCCACTTCTTCCAGCATTTCCGCCATGTCGGCGCCGCCGCCCGCCTGATGCTGCGCGAGGCCGCCGCCAAGCAATGGGGCGTGCCGGTCTCCGAGGTCACGGCCGAGAAGCACGTCGTCGCCCACGCCAAGTCGAAGCGCCAGATGGGCTACGGCGAGGCCGCGGCGGCTGCCGCCGCGCTTCCCGTCCCGGCCCGCGAGAGTGTCGCTCTGAAGGATCCGAAGGCCTTCCGCTACATCGGCAAGGGCGAGATCGGCCTCATCGACAACCGGGACATCACGACCGGCAAGGCGATCTACGGCCTCGACACCCGCCTCGACGGGATGCTCTACGCGCTCATCGCCCGCCCGCCCGTCTACGGCGGCAAGGTCGCGAGCCTCGACGATTCGGAGGCCAAGAAGGTCCCCGGCGTCGTGAAGATCTTCCAGATCGAGGGCGCGCCGATCCCCTCCGAATTCATGCCGCTTGGCGGCGTGGCGGTGGTGGCCAAGAACACCTGGGCGGCCATGAAGGCGCGCGACGCCCTCAAGATCACCTGGGACGACGGCCCGAACGCGGGCTACGACACCGACGCCTTCCGGGGCGAGCTGGAGAAGGCGGCCCGCGCGCCCGGCAAGGTGGTGCGCAACCAGGGCGACGTGGACGGCGCCCTGGCCAAGGCCAAGAAGCGGCTCACGGCCGAGTATTTCGTGCCCCACCTCGTCCAGGCGCCGATGGAGCCCCCGGCCGCGGTGGCCTTCGTGAAGGACGGGGTCTGCGAGGCCTGGGCCTGCACACAGGGTCCGCAGGCGGCCCATGACCGCCTCGTCAAGGCCCTCAAGCTCCCGGCCGACAAGGTGAAGGTGAACGTCACGCTGCTCGGCGGCGGCTTCGGCCGCAAGTCGAAGCCCGACTACGTGGTCGAGGCCGCGCTCTGTTCGCAGGCGGTCGGCGGCGCGCCGGTCAAGCTCACTTGGACCCGCGAGGACGACATCCATCACGGCTACTACCACACGATCTCGGTGGAGCACGTGGAGGCCGGCCTCGACGAGAAGGGCATGCCGGTGGCCTGGCTCCACCGCTCGACCGCGCCGACGATCGGCTCAATCTTCGCGCCGGACCCGAAGCACGAGCTGCCCTTCGAGCTCGGCATGGGCCTCGTCAACACGCCCTTCAACGTGCCCAACATCCGGCTGGAGAACCCGGAAGCCGCAGCCCACGTGCGCATCGGCTGGTTCCGCTCTGTCTCGAACATCCCGCACGCGTTCGCGATCCAGTCCTTCGTGGCCGAGCTCGCGCACGAGGCGGGCCGCGACCCGAAGGACTACCTGCTCGATCTGATCGGCCCCGACCGGAAGATCGACCCGACCGAGATCGGTGATGTCTGGAACTACGGCGAGGATCCGAAGCGCTACCCGATCGAGACGGGGCGCCTGCGCCGCGTCATCGAGGCGGCGGCGGGCGGCATCGGCTGGGGCCGCAAGATGGAGAAGGGCCGCGGCCTCGGCATCGCTGGCCATTACAGCTTCGTCACCTACACGGCGGTCGCGGCCGAGGTGGCGGTGAGCGACAAGGGACAGGTCGCGGTCAAGCGCGTCCACATCGCGGTCGATTGCGGGCCGCAGGTGAACCCGGAGCGGGTGCGCTCGCAGATGGAGGGCGCGGTGGTGATGGGGATGGGCCTCGCGCTCACCTCCGAGATCACCTTCAAGCAGGGAAGGGCGCAGCAGAACAACTTCGACGGTTACGAGATTGTCCGGATCGACGCCGCCCCGGAGGTCCACGTCCATCTGCTGCCCAACCCGGATTACCGGGCCCCGCTCGGCGGCGTCGGCGAGCCGGGCGTGCCCCCCGTGGCGCCCGCCATCGCCAACGCCGTCTTCGCGGCCACGGGCCGGCGCATCCGCGAGCTGCCGATCCGCGACAAGCTGAGCGCCTGA
- a CDS encoding gamma carbonic anhydrase family protein: MTPDLILPHDGVLPQFASRPVWCGRGSTVIGAATLGAQAWLGDDAVIRADGQTVTLGDRLWLGHRSTVHIATFTHGTRVGDRVTVGRNAVVHACEVGSDVVIEDDVVILDGATVESSVVIEAGSTVFPRANLAAGFVYAGSPAKPKRPLTPEEIAERAERLREATGDSAPVPPADEPDVEESVFVARTARLRGRIALGAGSTVLFSCELSAEAGPIVVGADTNIQDNSVLRSRGEGIVIGRDTTIGHNVRMADCRIGARSLIGIGASIAPGTVIADDVMLAAGAATDPGQLLEGGQLWGGRPARILGPLDAEKRAMMSRIVEGYCEHGRAYKTLQAEAP; encoded by the coding sequence GTGACGCCCGACCTGATCCTGCCCCATGACGGCGTGCTGCCGCAATTCGCCTCCCGCCCGGTCTGGTGCGGGCGGGGCAGCACGGTGATCGGCGCCGCGACCCTCGGCGCGCAGGCCTGGCTCGGCGACGACGCCGTGATCCGCGCCGACGGCCAGACCGTGACCCTCGGCGACCGGCTCTGGCTCGGCCACCGCTCGACCGTGCACATCGCCACCTTCACCCACGGCACCCGCGTCGGGGACCGGGTGACGGTGGGGCGCAACGCCGTGGTCCATGCCTGCGAGGTGGGCTCCGACGTGGTGATCGAGGACGACGTCGTCATCCTCGACGGCGCCACCGTCGAGAGCAGCGTGGTGATCGAGGCGGGCTCGACGGTGTTTCCCCGCGCGAACTTGGCCGCCGGCTTCGTCTACGCGGGCAGCCCCGCCAAGCCTAAGCGCCCGCTCACGCCCGAGGAGATCGCCGAGCGGGCCGAGCGCCTGCGGGAGGCCACCGGCGACAGCGCCCCCGTGCCGCCGGCCGACGAGCCGGACGTCGAGGAGAGCGTGTTCGTCGCCCGCACCGCGCGGCTGCGCGGGCGCATCGCGCTCGGCGCCGGCTCGACCGTGCTGTTCTCCTGCGAATTGAGCGCGGAGGCCGGCCCGATCGTGGTCGGGGCCGACACCAACATCCAAGACAACAGCGTCCTGCGCAGCCGGGGCGAGGGCATCGTGATCGGCCGCGACACCACGATCGGCCACAACGTGCGCATGGCCGATTGCCGGATCGGCGCTCGCAGCCTGATCGGTATCGGTGCCAGCATCGCGCCGGGCACCGTCATCGCCGACGACGTGATGCTGGCAGCCGGCGCCGCCACCGATCCGGGCCAACTCCTCGAGGGCGGCCAGCTCTGGGGCGGACGCCCGGCCCGGATTCTCGGTCCCCTCGACGCCGAGAAGCGCGCCATGATGAGCCGCATCGTCGAGGGCTATTGCGAACACGGGCGCGCCTACAAGACGCTGCAGGCCGAGGCCCCCTAG
- a CDS encoding DUF2125 domain-containing protein produces MVGDPEARAEQALTAKPRSRIGLFLPFGLLLALVVLWSAGWFFIRDRAAREMDSWIAREAAAGRAWTCADRSLGGYPFRIELRCASLKLARSDGGFTLGPVTALVQIYQPRHGLLMAQGPFHVDQGDLSADVTWKALEGSFHGASGGFVRASLVVDEPKGSVRGAGPEPIDFATKHLELHARPTPGRFEKDGAVDVSLRAAQVLLPVIDAFVGSAAPADLALDATVNRATVLRTGPVPQELEAWRQADGSLDLTMLSFAKGDRRLQARGTLDIDEAHRPAGQLDLRAAGLESIVGQIMGQRMGAEKGALIGNLVGQFLGGIRRQDREPDAPAEGERRAGDPALKPLPPLRLADGRLMLGPFPIPNLRLPVLY; encoded by the coding sequence ATGGTGGGTGATCCGGAAGCGCGGGCCGAGCAGGCCCTGACCGCCAAGCCCCGCTCGCGGATCGGCCTCTTCCTGCCCTTCGGCCTGCTTCTCGCCCTCGTCGTTCTCTGGTCCGCCGGCTGGTTCTTCATCCGCGACCGCGCCGCGCGCGAGATGGATTCCTGGATCGCCCGCGAGGCCGCGGCCGGCCGCGCCTGGACCTGCGCCGACCGCTCCCTCGGCGGCTATCCCTTCCGCATCGAGCTGCGCTGTGCCTCGCTCAAGCTTGCCCGCTCCGACGGCGGCTTCACCCTCGGGCCGGTCACGGCCCTCGTTCAGATCTACCAGCCGCGCCACGGGCTCCTGATGGCGCAAGGGCCCTTCCACGTCGACCAGGGCGACCTCAGCGCCGATGTGACCTGGAAGGCCCTGGAGGGCAGCTTCCACGGCGCGTCGGGCGGCTTCGTCCGGGCCTCCCTCGTCGTCGACGAGCCGAAGGGCAGCGTGCGCGGCGCCGGGCCGGAGCCGATCGACTTCGCCACGAAGCACCTCGAACTCCACGCCCGCCCGACGCCCGGCCGCTTCGAAAAGGACGGCGCCGTCGATGTGAGCCTGCGCGCGGCGCAGGTGCTGCTGCCGGTCATCGACGCCTTCGTCGGCAGCGCGGCGCCGGCCGACCTTGCCCTCGACGCGACCGTGAACCGCGCCACGGTGCTGCGCACGGGCCCCGTCCCGCAGGAGCTCGAAGCGTGGCGGCAGGCCGATGGCAGCCTCGACCTGACGATGCTGTCCTTCGCCAAGGGCGACCGCCGCCTCCAGGCCCGCGGCACCCTCGACATCGACGAGGCGCACCGCCCGGCCGGCCAGCTCGACCTGCGGGCCGCTGGCCTCGAATCGATCGTCGGCCAGATCATGGGCCAGCGCATGGGCGCGGAGAAGGGCGCCCTGATCGGCAACCTCGTCGGGCAGTTCCTCGGCGGGATCCGGCGCCAGGACCGGGAGCCGGACGCCCCGGCCGAGGGCGAGCGGCGGGCGGGAGACCCTGCGCTCAAGCCACTGCCCCCCTTGCGGCTCGCGGACGGGCGCCTGATGCTCGGGCCGTTCCCGATCCCGAACCTGCGACTGCCGGTCCTCTACTGA
- a CDS encoding DUF3369 domain-containing protein, producing the protein MDDDILHLIPDEVPSLPERAGTWAVAVVDDDPAVHEGTRYALAGYMLDGRGLEILSAHSAEEARALLRARRDIAVVLLDVVMETDDAGLVLVDFIRRELRDETARIILRTGQPGQAPERRVIVDYDINDYKAKTELTADKLFTSLTAALRAYQQLKRLDETRRGLEIIIDAAPMLLDHKSMQLLAEGMLTQVASLLNVDCAGILVLRENGGADERFCVLAGSGCYHHYMGREPAWPLDADVHPIVARTFSERRHSFGTRCSTLYLETSSGSEIVALIDADRSLSDTDRALIDLFTSRLSIAFDNVILYEQLQQANVGLEQRVVERTAELIRANRRLGMQRSDLRRANGLKTEILGTIAHDLKNPLAVILGRAEMLNDLTGMSPPPVEQMRAQADHIRSSAKRLTGMIESLMADAMNDALDISLRREPVDLAALAREVCEANRPLADLKGQSLEAALPAETWLCGDTERLREAIDNLVSNAIKYSFPSGAIRIAVGREAGETVCAVSDHGPGLSPEDAGRLFGRFQRLSAKPTAGEGSTGLGLSIVKRIAELHGGRATAESEGPGRGATFAIRFPDAAVELI; encoded by the coding sequence ATGGACGACGATATCCTCCACCTGATCCCGGACGAGGTGCCGTCCCTGCCAGAGCGGGCCGGGACTTGGGCCGTCGCGGTCGTCGACGACGACCCGGCGGTGCACGAGGGCACTCGCTACGCGCTCGCCGGCTACATGCTCGACGGGCGGGGGCTCGAGATCCTCTCCGCCCATTCCGCCGAGGAGGCGCGCGCTCTCCTGCGGGCGCGCCGCGACATCGCCGTGGTGCTCCTCGACGTGGTGATGGAGACGGACGATGCCGGCCTCGTCCTCGTCGACTTCATCCGCCGCGAATTGCGGGACGAGACGGCGCGCATCATCCTGCGCACGGGCCAGCCGGGGCAGGCGCCGGAGCGGCGCGTCATCGTCGATTACGACATCAACGACTACAAGGCGAAGACGGAACTGACCGCCGACAAGCTCTTCACGAGCCTCACGGCGGCGCTTCGCGCCTACCAGCAATTGAAGCGGCTCGACGAGACCCGGCGGGGCCTCGAGATCATCATCGACGCCGCCCCGATGCTCCTCGACCACAAGTCGATGCAGCTCCTCGCCGAAGGGATGCTCACCCAGGTCGCCTCGCTCCTCAACGTCGATTGCGCGGGCATCCTGGTCCTGCGCGAGAACGGGGGCGCGGACGAGCGCTTCTGCGTGCTCGCGGGCTCCGGCTGCTATCACCATTACATGGGCCGCGAGCCGGCTTGGCCCCTCGACGCGGACGTGCACCCGATCGTGGCGCGCACCTTCTCCGAGCGCCGCCACAGCTTCGGGACCCGCTGCTCGACCCTCTATCTCGAGACCTCCAGCGGCAGCGAGATCGTGGCGCTGATCGACGCCGACCGCTCGCTCTCCGACACCGACCGGGCGCTGATCGACCTGTTCACGAGCCGGCTCTCGATCGCCTTCGACAACGTCATCCTCTACGAGCAATTGCAGCAGGCGAATGTCGGCCTCGAGCAGCGCGTGGTCGAGCGCACCGCCGAGCTGATCCGAGCCAACCGGCGCCTCGGCATGCAGCGCTCGGACCTGCGCCGGGCCAACGGCCTCAAGACCGAGATCCTCGGCACCATCGCCCACGATCTCAAGAACCCGCTCGCGGTCATCCTGGGGCGGGCCGAGATGCTCAACGACCTGACCGGGATGAGCCCGCCGCCCGTGGAGCAGATGCGCGCGCAGGCCGACCACATCCGCAGCTCGGCCAAGCGCCTGACCGGCATGATCGAGAGCCTGATGGCGGATGCCATGAACGACGCCCTCGACATCAGCCTGCGGCGGGAGCCCGTGGACCTCGCCGCCCTCGCCCGCGAGGTCTGCGAGGCGAACCGGCCGCTCGCCGACCTGAAGGGGCAGAGCCTGGAGGCGGCGCTCCCGGCCGAAACCTGGCTCTGCGGCGACACGGAGCGGCTGCGCGAGGCGATCGACAACCTCGTCTCGAACGCGATCAAGTACAGCTTCCCCAGCGGCGCGATCCGGATCGCGGTCGGGCGGGAGGCGGGCGAGACGGTCTGCGCCGTCAGCGACCACGGTCCCGGCCTCTCGCCGGAGGATGCGGGACGCCTGTTCGGGCGATTCCAGCGCCTCTCGGCGAAGCCCACCGCGGGCGAGGGCTCGACCGGCCTCGGCCTCTCCATCGTCAAGCGCATCGCGGAGCTGCACGGCGGCCGCGCCACGGCCGAGAGCGAGGGCCCCGGCCGGGGCGCCACCTTCGCGATCCGCTTCCCCGACGCGGCCGTGGAACTGATCTGA